From the genome of Vulpes lagopus strain Blue_001 chromosome 2, ASM1834538v1, whole genome shotgun sequence, one region includes:
- the CCDC8 gene encoding coiled-coil domain-containing protein 8: MLQIGEDVDYLLIPREVRLAGGVWRVISKPATKEAEFRERLIQFLEEEGRTLEDVARIIEKSTPHPPQPPRKPKEPRGRRRVQQMVTPPPRLVVGTYDSSNASDSEFSDFDTSRDKRDKGDKGHKGAGRSRKVRKMPVSYLGSKFLGSDLESEDDEELVEAFLQRGEKKPSAPPARRRVNLPVPMFEDNPRPQLSKADRWREYVSQVSWGKLKRRVKGWAPRSSPEVGEARQASTRLERVGASVRGRASRGVNVGNTGAEQVPESPPRRWRPKINWASFRRRRREEAASTDEGAEAVDDQRAEAADDQRAEAADDQRAEAADDQRAEAADDQGAEAADDQGAEAADNQRAEAPDNQRAEAADNQRAEAADDQRVEAIPVQGAEAEDNPGVEAVAVQRAEVASSQGEGAPDNQRAEVPVVQGAEAASDGAEAIANQRAEAVHNQRAEAPAAQVATGTAQGAKARKQVKTVRFQTPGRFSWFRKRRRAFWHTPRLPTLPKRVPRAGEARSLRVLRAEARAEAEQGEREDQL, from the coding sequence ATGCTGCAGATTGGGGAGGACGTCGACTATTTGCTCATCCCCCGGGAGGTCAGGCTGGCCGGAGGCGTGTGGAGGGTCATCTCCAAGCCCGCCACCAAGGAGGCGGAATTTCGGGAGCGGCTGATCCAGTTTCTGGAGGAAGAAGGCCGCACATTGGAGGACGTGGCCCGCATCATTGAGAAGAGCACCCCACacccgccccagccccccagaAAGCCCAAGGAGCCCCGAGGGAGGAGGAGAGTCCAGCAGATGGTGACCCCTCCCCCACGCCTGGTCGTGGGCACCTATGACAGCAGCAACGCCAGCGACAGCGAGTTCAGTGACTTCGACACCTCCAGAGACAAGCGTGACAAGGGTGATAAAGGTCACAAAGGTGCAGGGCGCAGCAGGAAGGTGCGCAAAATGCCAGTCAGTTACCTGGGCAGCAAATTTCTAGGGAGCGACCTGGAGAGCGAGGACGACGAGGAACTGGTGGAGGCCTTCCTGCAGCGAGGGGAGAAGAAGCCCAGCGCGCCACCTGCCCGCCGCCGGGTGAACCTGCCAGTGCCCATGTTCGAGGACAACCCCAGGCCGCAGCTGTCCAAGGCTGACAGGTGGCGAGAGTATGTCAGCCAGGTGTCCTGGGGGAAGCTGAAGCGGAGGGTGAAGGGTTGGGCGCCCAGGTCCAGCCCTGAGGTGGGCGAGGCCCGGCAGGCCTCTACCAGGCTGGAGAGGGTTGGGGCGTCCGTACGGGGCAGAGCCAGCCGGGGGGTTAATGTGGGCAACACAGGAGCTGAGCAGGTGCCTGAGAGTCCCCCAAGACGATGGAGGCCCAAAATCAACTGGGCCTCTTTTCGCCGTCGCAGGAGGGAAGAAGCAGCATCCACAGACGAGGGGGCAGAGGCTGTAGATGATCAGAGGGCAGAGGCTGCAGATGATCAGAGAGCAGAGGCTGCAGATGATCAGAGAGCAGAGGCTGCAGATGATCAGAGGGCAGAGGCTGCAGATGATCAGGGGGCTGAGGCTGCAGATGATCAGGGGGCTGAGGCTGCAGATAATCAGAGAGCTGAGGCTCCAGATAATCAGAGGGCAGAGGCTGCAGATAATCAGAGGGCAGAGGCTGCAGATGATCAGAGAGTAGAAGCCATACCTGTCCAGGGGGCAGAGGCTGAGGATAATCCAGGGGTCGAGGCCGTAGCTGTCCAGAGGGCAGAAGTTGCAAGTAGTCAGGGGGAAGGGGCTCCAGATAATCAAAGGGCAGAGGTCCCAGTTGTCCAGGGGGCAGAGGCTGCATCTGATGGGGCAGAAGCCATAGCCAACCAGAGGGCAGAAGCCGTACATAACCAAAGGGCAGAAGCCCCAGCTGCCCAGGTGGCCACAGGGACAGCCCAAGGAGCTAAGGCCCGGAAACAGGTCAAGACAGTGAGGTTCCAGACCCCTGGACGTTTTTCATGGTTTCGCAAACGCCGGAGAGCCTTCTGGCACACTCCCCGATTGCCAACCCTGCCCAAGAGAGTCCCCAGGGCAGGCGAGGCCAGGAGCCTTAGGGTGTTAAGGGCAGAGGCCAGAgcagaagcagagcagggagagCGAGAAGACCAGCTGTGA